The following DNA comes from Pseudorasbora parva isolate DD20220531a chromosome 8, ASM2467924v1, whole genome shotgun sequence.
agattttggagcacttcatgcttccatctgctaaaaagctttatggagatgaagatttcctTTTTCAGCAccacctggcacctgctcacagtgccaaaaccactggtaaatggtttactgaccatggtattactgtgctcaattggccttccaactctcctgacctgaaccccatagagaatctgtgggatattgtgaagagaaagttaagagatgcaagacccaacactctggatgagcttaaggccactatcgaagcatcctgggcctccataacacctcagcagtgccacaggctgatcgcctccatgccacgccgcattgaagcggtcatttctgcaaaaggattcccgaccaagtattgagtgcataactgaacataattatttcaaggttgactttttttgtattaaaaacaaaacgttttttttttgttttcaaaaaaccaaaacaaaaaaccaaaacaaaaatccaaaaatttttggaaaacttttattttccaatttttttttctttgagattcttcggaatgaaaagtgtgttatgaataaaatctattattatattatttcctcttattgctttcctccaacaaaaccttttctttcttatttgtctgtgctgcttcggacatgactatattatccgacgaacaaagttgggctcgcacgtccgaatgtaaggaagtgtgtgtgttggtggaagtgacgtatatgccgtaaagcagtcgaattttgtagtacTTTTTGTTCTcaggttactacccgaaacccgaagtttaaaagtatgaataaaaacgatacagaccccatcaagctatggcagacgtgtcattcaacctattgtaagtcgacttatcatcacaagagtcttgaaaatatattatgaaggttgaaaagttacctagtgctgctttaagtgtCCCCTGTAATGTTGTTATAAAAAGCTAAAATTTTCCTCTCTGCTACATAATTTCTCTTTTTTACCTTCATGTTGGTTTTACATGGATTGGCATATAAATTTAATTTAGCAGACAAGAGTTTTTCAGATATTGATGAAAAGTtttgtgtaaaatatttttttctaataaacaaacaagtaaaaaatctatataaaaatataaaaataaaaagatgcGCATTCAAGTCACTGTATGTTTGGATTGCATTTCTAATGAttttgaatataaatattattgacCTGTTAATAAAACACGCACAGTTTTAAAAGGTACCTGCAGAAAAGATCCATGTGTCCAGACTGATGTTGTACACCACAGCGAAGGGCCTTCTTAATACGTCTGCGGAAGAGCTTCCGCGGTCTGCCGAATTTGTTAAAGGCTGATGCCATCTGCTTAAACGCAGACTGAAGATACCGGCCTGTGCTTGGTTTGAGGCCTAAAAATGGATCTGATCCTGAGAGTGACTGAAGAACATAATACAAGGCAGCCAGGAACTCCTGCACGCTGGTGTGGATAAAATGGAAGCCCTTTTCAAAGGTGAGGGATGCTCGGTCCTCTTTTAGTATCTCAAAGAGGAACACCTGTGAGATTTTGGTGCTATCTAGATTAAAAGAGCTCAAATCAGAGCTTTCGAAGATGAACCGTCTCTCCAGGAGGCCTTTGAAGGCCATAGCTCCCAGGTTTCTGAGTATAGGCTGTATTTCGCCAAGGACATGAGGAGCGTGCTGAAGCCTGTTGTGATGGGAACCCTCGCAACGCCCTTGCACATGGAAGAGCACGATGGATTTAACAAAGCAGCAGTAGATTTCAGTGATCGTGACTGGTTTGGGGCTCTCCTCAGAAGGTCCCAATGAAGAGTTTGGTTGGTTGGCTTTCTCAAGGACCTTTTCTCCTGACTTGTCGCTTACAGGATCAGGACAAAGGCAGGAGCCACCATCATGCAAGGCGGTGGACACGATCCAACAGAATGCGGGAATGTGGCACATGAGGAGAAGGGGCTTATGGCTCGACACAGAGGCccacactgcagcggcagcctCCGGAGAACTGCAGTTCTGCTCAAAGTACTGCTTCTGCTGGGCTAAAGAGAAACCTAGCAGACTGTAAAACTGGCTGACCAGCACTGGAGGAACCTTGGAGACCGCATGAGGTCGTGAGGTGAGGAAAATGGACGTGCCCGGAAGCAAAATTCCCTTGATTAAGTTCACCACAATGGATTGTATAGGCTGGACCCTCTCAGGATTTGAGCACTTGGGAGTGTGTTCGAAATTAAGAGGATAGCAGAATTCATCCAAACCATCTAAGATAAGTAAAAACTGGTTTGGGTTTGAGCTCATCAACTCGTGCAGGAAAGGTTTCAGGTGGATGTAGTGATCCGAGAGCAGGTCCTGCAAGCTCTGCTCTTGAGTTATGAGGTTGAGCTCACGAAAGGACAGAGATATGACAATCTTGGATGAGGTGGTTTCTGCAGCCCACTCTCGCACCAGCCTTCTCACAACCGTGGTTTTCCCACTTCCAGCAACTCCTGACAGCATATTCACACCACTTGATAGGTTGGACAGCAGATTCTCATACACATCCCTGAAAAGACAGATCTCATCCTTGTGTGTCCTGAAAGCGTCCCCGACTCCTGCTGACTCATGGCGGCATTGAGAAAGCGATGCATAACCAGCTTGTCTTGAGAAGGTGATATCAGTCAAGTTCCAGTTTTCATCCTGTCCTGAATTGTGTCCTCTGATGCTGAGATAGTCCACCTGGCTGTGCTGTCTGGCCAAGATGTCCTTGTGCTTTTTGAGATGCTCTTGTCTGTTGGCCTGTCCTGGCTTTGTGGTCTCACCTTCAACACTTTTCAGTACATAGAGGAACGCCCTGCATGATTCTTCTCCTCTACCGTTCAGCACATCCAGCAGAACTCTCATACATTCTCGCTCACCTCTAACAGCCGAACCTCTGATGAAACTGAGGTCCTCCTCGGTCACCGCCCCCACGTTAAACAGTATGTCCAGAAGGCGTGTCAGGTGTTTGCTGTAGTTCTCCACCAGCTCCACGCGACGCTGTTGAATTTCTGTGCTACAGGCTCCAACAGCCATCACTTTCATTTGTTTCTGATTATGGGGGAGTTTAGGCCTCCCTAATTAGGCTTGACCTCCCCCACCCTAaaggaagtaaaaaaaaaaaaaaaaaacatgtaacttaaaagtagcttttttttttttttttttttttttttttttttttttacatgcatcTCAGTAGCTATTGTTTTAGCAAATACAAAAGCTcacaaaatgttgctttttgatgaaatcctaACCATTTTTCCATTTGGATCGTTATCGGACTAGGctaaatagacaaaaacacagGCATTACTTATTGGAAATGTAGGCTATATCtaaatataaacacaataaCACAATTTTTGTTTTAACTAAACTGTGTTTAAGAAGATGATTGTTGTTCATgataacaaataaacaaataaatcgtGCGAATAACTTCGCCCAGGACAGGAATTCACGCATTCCtaagaaaaacagaaaaggtCTACCCGATTAAATAGCCAATTGTTTAATTCGTACAACGTCACATccaattaataaattaaaagttcCGAACAAATTAAGAGTTTCAAATAAGAACAGAgaaattagttaataatgaaCTTACAGGATCACACGCATTGTTCCCACACTTCCGTACTCTCATTGATTCAGTGGTTGAAAGTGAAACTCAGCTTTAGCGACATAATAAACGTAATAGGCCTAAATCAAAAACACTTATCGATTACACGTAGGCCTACTATTGCGAACATCGGAATAGTGAAACAGAAAGTTCTTTAGAGGTCTAAAAATATAGACTGAAATACTCTGTATGTGTTTTTCTCAAGTCACCTGATATATTGGGCAATAGCAGAATTCAAGAAGTTGAAGGATCTCTCCGCCCATTGCCAGAGTTACTGCACTTCTCCGAATCGTCTTCTTAACTGTAGGCTACGTGAATGGTTTCTGATTACTGATGTTTACCAACAATGACAAGAAATAACTTTATAATAAATTTAACTCCAACAGTTAAACATACAGATTCTATTCAAAATGCTTTTGTTTTGATGAGCTTTGTAGGGTGGTATCAGGGAAATTGGGCCACTTTTTGGTAAATCGCATGGGACAATAATACAAGAGCCATATATGCCTTttccatgtgttttttttattaataataatgactgTTTCTGATACGTTTGTGTTGAAATTATGTACTAAAATCTAATTCTTAAGGCCCTACAGTTATTGAAACATCAGCTGTGCCAACTTTTTTGTATCAACAGTTTCAGGTAAAATGGGCCAGAGTTTCAGGTAAAATGGGCCGGGCAAACTGCAAAGGGAAATATTAATGTATCATCAATTTTAATTGCAAACTGCATTAAACTAACATGTTCATGTGTGCcattaaaaaacacacattttgggTGCA
Coding sequences within:
- the si:dkey-118k5.3 gene encoding NLR family CARD domain-containing protein 3 is translated as MKVMAVGACSTEIQQRRVELVENYSKHLTRLLDILFNVGAVTEEDLSFIRGSAVRGERECMRVLLDVLNGRGEESCRAFLYVLKSVEGETTKPGQANRQEHLKKHKDILARQHSQVDYLSIRGHNSGQDENWNLTDITFSRQAGYASLSQCRHESAGVGDAFRTHKDEICLFRDVYENLLSNLSSGVNMLSGVAGSGKTTVVRRLVREWAAETTSSKIVISLSFRELNLITQEQSLQDLLSDHYIHLKPFLHELMSSNPNQFLLILDGLDEFCYPLNFEHTPKCSNPERVQPIQSIVVNLIKGILLPGTSIFLTSRPHAVSKVPPVLVSQFYSLLGFSLAQQKQYFEQNCSSPEAAAAVWASVSSHKPLLLMCHIPAFCWIVSTALHDGGSCLCPDPVSDKSGEKVLEKANQPNSSLGPSEESPKPVTITEIYCCFVKSIVLFHVQGRCEGSHHNRLQHAPHVLGEIQPILRNLGAMAFKGLLERRFIFESSDLSSFNLDSTKISQVFLFEILKEDRASLTFEKGFHFIHTSVQEFLAALYYVLQSLSGSDPFLGLKPSTGRYLQSAFKQMASAFNKFGRPRKLFRRRIKKALRCGVQHQSGHMDLFCRFVCGLLVPRTRLILNGFFPDGPKMHLLLCQTSPDPTPPFLLHLLHSQLQSSTLSPERQVNVCHCLYEAQDAGLSQRLQGWMKVLSQQALGQSGPVNRDWSELAFLLQLSPDLQVLNLDAQGLDADGIRRLLPVLPLFSTLSLGQNPLGSEGASVLSLVLRNPDCRIQRLWVVATRLGCEGLKILVEALKENHTVTDLRMAINKIGDAGAGYLADLLRTNCTLTDIRLRDNLVTDKGAEVLMAALKENTTLEYLWMFDNKFTKDGVKKMKEFAKTRPNLDIKVCI